In a single window of the Streptomyces sp. 846.5 genome:
- a CDS encoding IS3 family transposase, translated as MERELNTTAACRLTGRSRATHYRRLHPPTPRERAPRPSPASALSTTERQAVLDLLNRPQYADLAPAQVWARELDEGRYHCSERTMYRILEAAGQSGERRRLASHPAKTVPQLRATAPCQVLTWDITKVQGPNKGEWYHAYVIIDIYSRYICGWTVERAESADRAEELIRETIERNGIVPETVHADRGTAMTSKKVSQLLIDLGVTRSHSRPKVSNDNPFSESNFKTMKYMSDFPKSFNSLEEARSWFDGFISYYNHEHRHSGIGLHTPASVHFGTAELVREQRATTLAEAYARHPERFARRPQPPKLPEQVWINEPQPETEPAQQSS; from the coding sequence CTGGAACGGGAGTTGAACACCACGGCGGCCTGCCGGCTGACCGGACGCTCGCGAGCCACGCACTACCGGCGCCTGCACCCGCCGACGCCGCGCGAGCGCGCACCGCGCCCCTCGCCGGCTTCCGCGCTTTCCACGACCGAGCGGCAGGCCGTGCTGGACCTGCTCAACCGCCCGCAGTACGCCGACCTCGCCCCGGCCCAGGTCTGGGCCCGGGAACTGGACGAGGGCCGATACCACTGCTCGGAACGCACCATGTATCGGATCCTGGAGGCCGCCGGGCAGAGCGGGGAACGCCGCAGGCTGGCCTCCCATCCGGCCAAGACCGTCCCCCAGTTGCGGGCCACAGCCCCGTGCCAGGTACTGACCTGGGACATCACCAAGGTTCAGGGGCCGAACAAGGGCGAGTGGTACCACGCCTACGTCATCATCGACATCTACAGCCGCTACATCTGCGGCTGGACCGTGGAACGCGCCGAATCCGCCGACCGCGCCGAGGAGTTGATCCGCGAGACCATCGAGCGCAACGGCATCGTGCCCGAAACCGTCCACGCGGACCGGGGCACCGCGATGACCTCCAAGAAGGTCTCCCAACTGCTGATCGACCTCGGCGTCACCAGAAGCCACTCCCGACCCAAGGTCAGCAACGACAACCCCTTCAGCGAGTCGAACTTCAAGACCATGAAGTACATGAGCGACTTCCCAAAATCATTCAACTCACTTGAAGAAGCCCGTAGTTGGTTCGACGGATTCATCTCGTACTACAACCACGAGCACCGCCACTCGGGCATCGGCCTGCACACCCCGGCGTCAGTCCACTTCGGCACCGCCGAACTGGTCCGCGAACAGCGGGCCACCACCCTTGCCGAAGCTTACGCCCGCCACCCCGAACGCTTCGCCCGTCGACCCCAGCCACCCAAACTCCCGGAACAGGTCTGGATCAACGAACCCCAACCAGAGACAGAACCGGCACAACAGTCTTCATAG